The following nucleotide sequence is from Brachyspira suanatina.
AGATAAAACCAGAGATGATAGGTATAGGGCCTTTTCTTCCGCATAAAGATACTCCTTTTGCAAATGAAAAAAAAGGAGAATTGGAACTTACTTTAATACTTATAAGCATACTTCGTCTAATTTTTCCATTGTCTTTGATACCAGCTACTACAGCTTTAGGTACTATTAAAGAAGGCGGCAGAGAATTAGGAATACTTCATGGTGCTAATGTAGTTATGCCTAATTTATCTCCTATGAATGTAAGAAAAAAATATTTGCTTTATAATGATAAAATTGCTACAGGAAGCGAATCAGCTGAAGGTGTTAAAAGCCTTAGAAATAATATGGAAAATATTGGCTATATTCTTACTGGTATGAGAGGAGATTTTGATATTAACAGACATATTTAAACTTTATAAAAAATAAAATTATATATTTACATATAATCTATTATATATTAAAATAGTACAATTATATGATAAGAGTAAAGATTAGTTATGAAAAATATTTTTAATAATAAAGTTAATAATCAAAGTAATCCAAATAAAAGCTTAATTCAGGCTGTAGATGAGTTTTTAAGAAGAATATCAAATTTAATAGCTATAGCTGGTTCAATATTTGCAATATTTGTTCTTTTAATGCAGGTAAGGCAGATTAGTATTTACAACTTTTATATATATAATTATGATAAAATTATTAATATCATAACAATATGTTTTGTATTTATACTTATAGATCAAATAAGAATAGCACCAAGAAAACTTTATATAGTTGTGCCGATTATTCAGCTTATAGGTTTATTGCTTTTAAATTTTTTCAGCAGAAAATATTACGATGTATATGCAAACAGAATAATATGGACTATAGCAGGTTCTATACTTTTCTTTTTAGTTATAGTTATAAATTGGCTTAGGCTTTCATATTCAAAATTTACATTATATCAAATGATTATAGCTTCTTTTATATTTGTTATAACATTAGGAAGTTTACTTTTATATTTGCCTTTAAGTACTGTAACAGGTAAATTATCATTTGTAGATGCTTTATTTACTGCTACTAGTGCTGTATGTGTTACAGGGCTAAGTGTTATAGATATTTCAAAAGAGTTTACTTTATTCGGACAGATTGTATTGATTGCTCTTATTCAAATAGGAGGACTTGGTATTATGTCCATATCAGCAATAGTGCTTTTATTTTCTATAAGTAAGGGTAGTGTTCAGGATAGGGTAAGAACTTTAGAGATGTTTAATACACAGAATAAAGATATAATACAATCTACTATAAAAGTGATCTTTTTATCAACATTTTTAATAGAATTATTGGGTGCTGTTTCTTTATTTACTGTTATGGATACTAATGATAGATTGGGAATGCGTATATTTTCTTCGGTGTTTCACTCTATAAGTGCATTTTGTAATGCCGGATTCTCTCTTTATACAGATAATCTTCATCAATATTCTGATAATGTTGTAGTGAATGTTACTATTATGCTTCTTATCACTCTTGGAGGTATAGGATATCCTGTTATGCTTACTGTTACTAGGGCTATCGTTAATAAGATAAAAGGACAAAGATATGTATTTGATGTTCAGGCTAGAATAGTAATATTTACAAGTATTCTTCTTATAATAATTGGAAGTGCTTTTATATTTTTTAATGAATATTCAAATTCACTTAAAGATTTGCCTTTAAAAGAGAAGATATTGGTTTCTTTATTTCAAAGTGTAAGTCCAAGAACGGCAGGTTTTGAAACTATTGCTTATAATTCCATGAGCAGTGTTACTATAGGAGTTGTTATATTTTTAATGTTTGTAGGAGCTTCTCCAAACAGTACAGGAGGAGGAGTAAAAACTACTACTTTATTTGTATTTATATTTTCAGTAATCACAGCAATTTTTAATAGACCATATATTGTAGTTAATGGCAGAAAAATAAAAGATGATACAGTTAATAAATCCGTTGCTATAGTTACGCTTGCAATAGCTATTTCTGTATTAGCTTCATTTATTATGTTTTATATAGAAAAGTCAAATACTATGATGCCTATACTTTTTGAAGCTATATCTGCAATAAGTACAGTAGGGCTTTCTCTTGGTATAACTCCTACAGTTACAGTATGGAGTAAATTAATACTTATAGTTTTAATGTTTATAGGACGTGTTGGTTATCTTACTTTATTTATGAGTATAGGTTCTATTAATAAAGGCAAATACGGCATAATAGATTTACCTACAGGTGAGGTAACTATAGGATAATTATGTCTGAAATTATTATTGTATGCGGTGCCGGAGGTAAAACCTCATATATAAAAAAATAGCAGAAAATAATAAAGATAAAAAAATAGTAATCACAACTACTACTAAAATATTCAAACCTGATAATTATACAGAAACTATAAATAATCATTCCTTTGATAATGATAATATTATTGTATTAGGAAAAAAGTATGATGAAAAAAAATTAATATATGCAGGAGATGAACAATTAGGGAATGCAATTAAATATGCTGATATTGTTTTGATAGAGGCAGACGGTGCAAAATATCATTCTTTAAAAATACCTAATGATGAAGAGCCTGTTATACCAAGTTCTTTATATGGCAGAATATATAAAATAGTTGTTATTATGGGGCTTCATAGTTTAGGAAGAAAATTTAAAGAGACTTGTTTCAGATATAATTTATGTGATGAAATAGAGCCTGAAAGAATAGTTGATTTAGATACTATTAATTATATAGCTGATAAATATTATATTAATAAACT
It contains:
- a CDS encoding TrkH family potassium uptake protein — protein: MKNIFNNKVNNQSNPNKSLIQAVDEFLRRISNLIAIAGSIFAIFVLLMQVRQISIYNFYIYNYDKIINIITICFVFILIDQIRIAPRKLYIVVPIIQLIGLLLLNFFSRKYYDVYANRIIWTIAGSILFFLVIVINWLRLSYSKFTLYQMIIASFIFVITLGSLLLYLPLSTVTGKLSFVDALFTATSAVCVTGLSVIDISKEFTLFGQIVLIALIQIGGLGIMSISAIVLLFSISKGSVQDRVRTLEMFNTQNKDIIQSTIKVIFLSTFLIELLGAVSLFTVMDTNDRLGMRIFSSVFHSISAFCNAGFSLYTDNLHQYSDNVVVNVTIMLLITLGGIGYPVMLTVTRAIVNKIKGQRYVFDVQARIVIFTSILLIIIGSAFIFFNEYSNSLKDLPLKEKILVSLFQSVSPRTAGFETIAYNSMSSVTIGVVIFLMFVGASPNSTGGGVKTTTLFVFIFSVITAIFNRPYIVVNGRKIKDDTVNKSVAIVTLAIAISVLASFIMFYIEKSNTMMPILFEAISAISTVGLSLGITPTVTVWSKLILIVLMFIGRVGYLTLFMSIGSINKGKYGIIDLPTGEVTIG